In a single window of the Methanocella sp. genome:
- a CDS encoding 50S ribosomal protein L19e, translated as MADLANQKRLAADLLKVGVTRVWMDPERLEDIATAITREDLRGLIEEGVVKRRPKVGISRGRARARDIKRAKGHRKGQGSRRGAAGARAPKKEQWMRKIRAQRKVLKQMRDEKTIDAHNYRILYMKAKGGEFRNVAHLKSYIAYQKK; from the coding sequence ATGGCCGACTTAGCGAACCAGAAGAGGCTTGCGGCCGACTTATTAAAGGTCGGCGTCACGCGTGTCTGGATGGACCCCGAGAGGCTCGAGGACATCGCGACCGCCATCACCCGTGAGGACCTCCGGGGCCTCATCGAGGAAGGCGTCGTCAAGCGCAGGCCCAAGGTCGGGATCAGCCGCGGCCGGGCACGCGCACGCGACATCAAGCGCGCGAAGGGCCACAGGAAGGGCCAGGGCAGCCGCAGAGGCGCCGCGGGCGCCCGCGCTCCTAAGAAGGAGCAGTGGATGCGCAAGATCAGGGCACAGAGAAAAGTGCTTAAGCAGATGAGAGATGAGAAGACGATAGACGCCCACAACTACCGCATTCTGTACATGAAGGCGAAGGGCGGAGAGTTCAGGAACGTAGCACACCTGAAGTCGTACATCGCATACCAGAAGAAGTGA
- a CDS encoding 50S ribosomal protein L32e, which produces MAPKKKVEDVEAPVKEAKAEKKQPAPKKAAKAPAKKAEPKAKAPAKHEKPKKKAEPKAEEKPVEKKEEPVAEEEKPKKTFTMTKPRPLPRPVEKSTLDLDEETRRLLGARKTNKASLPEFNRIDSHKNKSLKLSWRKPKGHHSQLRRQRKAKGSLVKVGFGSPAAVRGLHSSGYEEVLVHRPQDIQGITKTQAIRVAGGVGRKKQAEIEKAAKELNIKVLNPLNTFEEV; this is translated from the coding sequence ATGGCACCGAAGAAGAAAGTAGAAGACGTAGAGGCCCCCGTAAAGGAAGCAAAGGCCGAGAAGAAGCAGCCGGCTCCGAAGAAGGCGGCCAAAGCGCCCGCTAAGAAGGCTGAGCCAAAGGCAAAGGCCCCGGCAAAACATGAGAAGCCTAAGAAGAAGGCCGAGCCAAAAGCCGAGGAAAAGCCCGTCGAGAAAAAGGAAGAGCCCGTGGCCGAAGAAGAGAAGCCCAAAAAGACCTTCACGATGACGAAGCCCCGGCCCCTGCCCCGCCCCGTCGAGAAATCGACGCTGGACCTGGACGAGGAGACCCGGAGGCTGCTCGGCGCCCGGAAGACGAACAAGGCATCCCTGCCCGAGTTCAACCGCATCGACTCTCACAAGAACAAGAGCCTCAAGCTAAGCTGGAGAAAGCCCAAGGGCCACCACAGCCAGTTGCGCAGGCAGCGCAAGGCGAAGGGCTCGCTGGTAAAGGTCGGCTTCGGGTCCCCCGCGGCCGTGCGCGGACTGCATTCCTCAGGCTATGAGGAAGTGCTGGTCCACCGCCCGCAGGACATCCAGGGCATCACGAAGACGCAGGCGATTCGCGTCGCCGGCGGCGTGGGCCGGAAGAAGCAGGCCGAGATCGAGAAGGCGGCGAAGGAGCTGAACATCAAGGTTCTCAACCCGCTCAACACGTTCGAGGAGGTATAG